A window of the Harmonia axyridis chromosome 5, icHarAxyr1.1, whole genome shotgun sequence genome harbors these coding sequences:
- the LOC123679701 gene encoding phospholipase A1 VesT1.02-like, which produces MKRLSLFDMNIGLTLSLLFVGFPFLGISLINSQYTLPNEPIKDALYLHNTSISNLTLRDCSFRPSNNPNVCPDQDIRFILYTPGGKRQIFDYQQHDWLRQSDWDPDKENILLFHGYAGGDETLPMVVLKDAYIRNGSYNVWFVDWGVLCQPPCYRAAVHNTKAVAMCTGHLLTQLRKDGLDTDRVTCVGHSLGAHICGQISKFVVFRMHRIVGLDPARPLITNNIKLNSGSAGAVHVLHTNAGHYGEGGRSGHVDFCINGGKVQPFCENVGFDDQLCSHVWAVCYMAESIFPNLAKKAEPCSRRCPSGPRPGHRIGIPIFMGQQTPLSASGSYCIRDKSPPYCPTEVGGFGDPRCCLKAPDYKPPSTTPMNDVDTIKNKIIY; this is translated from the exons ATGAAGAGGTTGTCGTTGTTCGATATGAATATTGGGTTGACTTTATCCTTATTATTTGTGG GATTTCCTTTTCTTGGTATATCTCTGATAAACTCCCAGTACACCTTACCAAATGAACCTATTAAAGATGCACTGTACTTGCACAACACGTCGATATCCAATCTAACCCTCAGAGATTGCAGTTTTCGACCTTCCAATAACCCAAACGTTTGCCCAGATCAAGACATCCGTTTTATCCTTTACACACCAGGAGGCAAAAGACAAATCTTCGACTATCAACAACACGATTGGTTGAGGCAAAGTGATTGGGATCCAGACAAAGAAAATATATTACTGTTTCATGGCTATGCTGGAGGAGATGAAACTTTGCCCATGGTGGTACTCAAAGATG ccTACATCAGAAATGGTTCCTACAACGTCTGGTTTGTGGATTGGGGAGTTCTATGTCAACCACCATGCTACAGAGCTGCAGTTCACAACACCAAAGCTGTAGCTATGTGTACTGGTCATCTGCTAACTCAATTGAGGAAAGATGGTTTGGACACTGATAGAGTTACTTGTGTTGGACATTCTTTAG GTGCTCATATTTGcggtcaaatttcaaaattcgtaGTATTCAGAATGCATAGAATTGTTGGTTTGGATCCTGCAAGACCTTTGATAACTAACAATATCAAACTGAACAGCGGAAGTGCAGGTGCTGTACATGTCTTACATACAAATGCTGGACATTATGGTGAAGGAGGTAGATCAGGCCATGTTGACTTCTGTATAAATGGTGGAAAGGTACAACCTTTCTGCGAAAATGTTGGAT TCGACGATCAGCTTTGCAGTCATGTTTGGGCTGTTTGCTACATGGCTGAGAGCATTTTTCCCAACTTGGCGAAAAAGGCAGAGCCATGTTCTAGAAGGTGTCCCTCAGGGCCCCGTCCTGGGCACCGCATTGGtataccgatttttatgggacAGCAAACACCCTTATC TGCTTCTGGATCGTACTGTATAAGAGATAAATCACCTCCATATTGTCCTACCGAAGTTGGCGGCTTTGGAGATCCTAGGTGCTGTTTGAAGGCACCAGATTACAAACCACCATCTACAACACCTATGAATGATGTCGatactataaaaaataaaataatttattga